The proteins below come from a single Asanoa ferruginea genomic window:
- a CDS encoding 4'-phosphopantetheinyl transferase family protein, with the protein MPPLLTAILPPSAVAAERRDDADPAPLFPGEAAAVADAVDSRRREFATGRLCAREALRALGLPAAAVPRGDGGAPVWPPGVVGSVTHCAGYRGAAVARAGDLAALGIDAEPDEPLPAGVLDLVAGEGELAGLPDGGPHWDRLLFCAKEALYKAWYPLARRWLGFEEAWVTLAPDGTFTARVLVEGAPVGGGVRTEFAGTWLATPGLLLAAVAVPTG; encoded by the coding sequence GTGCCCCCGCTGCTCACCGCGATCCTGCCGCCGTCGGCCGTGGCCGCCGAGCGCCGCGACGACGCCGACCCGGCCCCGCTGTTCCCCGGCGAGGCGGCCGCCGTGGCGGATGCGGTGGACAGCCGCCGGCGGGAGTTCGCCACGGGCCGGCTGTGTGCCCGCGAGGCGCTCCGCGCGCTGGGCCTGCCGGCAGCAGCGGTACCCCGCGGTGACGGTGGTGCGCCGGTGTGGCCGCCGGGCGTCGTGGGCAGCGTGACGCACTGTGCCGGCTACCGCGGTGCGGCCGTGGCCCGCGCCGGCGACCTCGCCGCGTTGGGCATCGACGCCGAGCCCGACGAGCCGCTGCCCGCCGGGGTGCTCGACCTCGTCGCCGGCGAGGGCGAACTCGCCGGCCTGCCCGACGGCGGCCCGCACTGGGACCGGCTGCTCTTCTGCGCCAAGGAGGCGCTCTACAAGGCGTGGTATCCGCTGGCCCGGCGCTGGCTGGGTTTCGAGGAGGCCTGGGTGACGCTCGCGCCGGACGGCACGTTCACCGCACGGGTGCTCGTCGAGGGCGCTCCGGTCGGCGGCGGCGTGCGCACCGAGTTCGCCGGGACCTGGCTCGCGACGCCCGGTCTCCTGCTCGCCGCGGTGGCCGTGCCGACCGGTTGA
- a CDS encoding cellulase family glycosylhydrolase, producing the protein MFTLTIGSPARAAAGFTVTNGRLYDANGTEFVMRGISHAHTWFPSQTRAFADIKATGANTVRVVLSGGRWPANSASDVSNVVNLCRQNRLICVLENHDTTGYGEQSGAVTLAAAVDYWISLRAALAGQERYVIINLGNEPIGNNAVSPTWTQATTAAIQRMRDAGFDHTLMVDAPNWGQDWRFEMRDNAAAVFAADPDRNTVFSIHMYGVFDTAAEITDYLGRFRTAGLPIVVGEFGFNHSDGNPDEDTIMAYAQTNRIGYLGWSWSGNGGGVEYLDMVTGFDPTRPTSWGQRIIDGANGIRSTSREATVFGSGPTGSPTVGPTQSPTAQPTTQPPARGCTAVYKVIGSWPGGFQGGVTVTAGSAAISGWAVGWTWANGQQISQSWNTTLTTSGSAVTARNVSYNGTLGAGASATFGFLGSSTGSNTSPAPTCTAS; encoded by the coding sequence ATGTTCACCCTCACCATCGGTTCGCCGGCCCGCGCGGCCGCCGGCTTCACCGTCACCAACGGCCGCCTCTATGACGCCAACGGCACCGAGTTCGTCATGCGTGGCATCAGCCATGCGCACACCTGGTTCCCGAGCCAGACCCGCGCGTTCGCCGACATCAAGGCGACCGGCGCCAACACCGTGCGGGTCGTGCTGAGTGGCGGGCGCTGGCCGGCCAACAGCGCCAGCGACGTGTCCAATGTGGTCAACCTGTGCCGGCAGAACCGGCTGATCTGCGTGCTGGAGAACCACGACACCACGGGGTACGGCGAGCAGAGCGGCGCGGTCACCCTCGCCGCGGCCGTCGACTACTGGATCAGCCTGCGCGCGGCGTTGGCCGGCCAGGAGCGCTACGTCATCATCAACCTGGGCAACGAGCCGATCGGCAACAACGCCGTCAGTCCAACCTGGACCCAGGCGACGACCGCCGCGATCCAGCGGATGCGCGACGCCGGCTTCGACCACACGCTGATGGTCGACGCGCCCAACTGGGGCCAGGACTGGCGGTTCGAGATGCGCGACAACGCGGCAGCGGTGTTCGCCGCCGACCCCGACCGCAACACGGTGTTCAGCATCCACATGTATGGCGTCTTCGACACCGCCGCCGAGATCACCGACTATCTCGGTCGGTTCCGCACGGCCGGCCTGCCGATCGTGGTCGGCGAGTTCGGCTTCAACCACTCGGACGGCAACCCCGACGAGGACACCATCATGGCGTACGCGCAGACCAACCGGATCGGTTACCTCGGCTGGTCGTGGAGCGGCAACGGCGGCGGCGTCGAGTATCTCGACATGGTGACCGGCTTCGACCCAACTAGGCCGACGAGTTGGGGACAGCGAATCATCGACGGTGCCAACGGGATCCGCTCGACCTCGCGGGAGGCGACGGTGTTCGGCAGTGGACCGACGGGCTCTCCCACGGTCGGACCCACCCAGTCGCCCACCGCGCAGCCGACGACGCAGCCGCCCGCCCGAGGTTGCACTGCCGTCTACAAGGTGATCGGGTCGTGGCCGGGCGGCTTCCAGGGCGGGGTCACCGTGACCGCCGGCAGCGCGGCGATCAGCGGTTGGGCGGTCGGCTGGACGTGGGCCAACGGCCAGCAGATCAGCCAGTCCTGGAACACCACGCTGACCACCTCGGGCAGCGCGGTGACCGCGCGCAACGTCAGCTACAACGGCACGCTCGGTGCCGGCGCCAGCGCGACGTTCGGCTTCCTCGGTTCGTCGACGGGCAGCAACACGTCGCCGGCTCCGACCTGCACCGCTAGCTGA
- a CDS encoding NAD(+)/NADH kinase: MVHTVGIVLHPQRDSAPALETILQWAGNHGASVLGLADDIARIDCNAIPVDAETLAEKSNILVSLGGDGTMLRSMRLAAYTKTGVLGVNLGKLGYLAEIDVEDLPWALSKIDGREYTLEERLAIRTTLPDGRDVTAFNDIALVRVPGDGSAAIGVGILGVPFVRYAADAVIVATPTGSTAYAFSAGGPIVSPNLEGVLVVPSSPHSSYNRALMLSVDETLSLDVLERSGRLAVEVDGGVATYVGPGDRIEINAVPGAARVIRLGHTTFSERARRKLRVTGSAEVD; this comes from the coding sequence ATGGTGCATACCGTCGGGATCGTGCTGCATCCGCAGCGCGACTCGGCCCCTGCGCTGGAAACGATCCTCCAGTGGGCCGGCAACCACGGCGCCTCGGTGCTGGGGCTGGCCGACGACATCGCCCGGATCGACTGCAACGCGATACCGGTCGACGCGGAGACGCTGGCCGAGAAGTCCAACATCCTGGTCAGCCTCGGTGGTGACGGCACCATGCTGCGCAGCATGCGGCTGGCGGCCTACACCAAGACCGGCGTGCTCGGGGTCAACCTCGGCAAGCTGGGCTACCTCGCCGAGATCGACGTCGAAGACCTGCCGTGGGCGCTCTCCAAGATCGACGGCCGGGAATACACGCTGGAAGAGCGGCTCGCCATCCGCACGACCCTGCCCGACGGCAGAGATGTCACGGCTTTCAACGACATCGCATTAGTACGCGTACCAGGCGACGGCTCCGCCGCGATCGGCGTCGGCATCCTCGGCGTCCCATTCGTCCGATACGCCGCCGACGCGGTGATCGTGGCGACCCCGACCGGCTCCACGGCGTACGCGTTCTCGGCCGGCGGCCCGATCGTCTCTCCCAACCTGGAGGGCGTGCTGGTCGTGCCGTCGTCGCCGCACTCGTCCTACAACCGGGCCCTGATGCTCTCCGTCGACGAGACGCTCAGCCTGGACGTGCTCGAGCGCAGCGGCCGGCTGGCGGTCGAGGTCGACGGCGGCGTCGCCACCTACGTCGGCCCGGGCGACCGGATCGAGATCAACGCGGTGCCCGGCGCGGCCCGGGTGATCCGCCTCGGCCACACCACGTTCTCCGAGCGCGCCCGCCGCAAGCTCCGGGTGACCGGCAGCGCCGAGGTCGACTGA
- a CDS encoding LolA family protein: MSVLTKRPVLRWLVPAAAAAAVIGGGAAVATVAGAADPTLPDRSAAQLLVDLQTARLDGISGTVVQRADLGLPPILNMAGLLGDDNLMSLVNGQHTLRVWYAGPDKARISLVGTNAQTDVIRNGTDAWTWSSKAKQATHTTIKEGSGDHGAPPAGFPATPQEAADLALKAIDPSTQVSVGRSTKIAGRDAYELNLTPRDHDSLVGQISVAIDAKEHVPLRFRVYPNASDKPAFEAAFTMVSFARPDDAQFAFNPPAGTKVTEGGQLLKDLEKAQPEKQTQPDKKGAEPTVIGKGWTTVLMARLDQSTDKAPPEISGLLGQLPKVSGAWGSGRLFTSRLVTGLLTDDGRVFIGPVSPEKLYEVAASHR; encoded by the coding sequence ATGTCTGTTCTGACCAAACGTCCGGTGCTGCGCTGGCTGGTGCCCGCGGCCGCCGCGGCCGCTGTCATCGGTGGCGGCGCCGCGGTGGCCACCGTCGCCGGCGCGGCCGACCCGACCCTCCCCGACCGTTCCGCCGCCCAACTCCTGGTCGACCTGCAGACCGCCCGCCTCGACGGCATCTCGGGCACCGTCGTGCAGCGCGCCGACCTGGGCCTGCCGCCGATCCTCAACATGGCCGGCTTGCTCGGCGACGACAACCTGATGTCGCTGGTCAACGGCCAGCACACGCTGCGGGTCTGGTACGCCGGCCCCGACAAGGCCCGGATCTCCCTGGTCGGCACCAACGCCCAGACCGACGTGATCCGCAACGGCACCGACGCCTGGACCTGGAGCAGCAAGGCCAAGCAGGCCACCCACACGACCATCAAGGAAGGCAGCGGCGACCACGGGGCGCCGCCTGCCGGCTTCCCGGCCACTCCGCAGGAGGCGGCCGACCTCGCGCTCAAGGCGATCGACCCGAGCACTCAGGTGAGCGTCGGGCGCTCGACGAAGATCGCCGGCCGCGACGCCTACGAGCTCAACCTGACCCCGCGTGACCACGACTCGCTGGTCGGCCAGATCTCCGTCGCGATCGACGCGAAGGAGCACGTGCCGCTGCGGTTCCGGGTCTACCCCAACGCCTCCGACAAGCCGGCGTTCGAGGCCGCCTTCACGATGGTCAGCTTCGCCCGGCCCGACGACGCGCAGTTCGCCTTCAACCCGCCGGCCGGCACCAAGGTCACCGAGGGTGGCCAGCTGCTCAAGGACCTGGAGAAGGCCCAGCCCGAGAAGCAGACCCAGCCGGACAAGAAGGGCGCTGAGCCCACGGTCATCGGCAAGGGCTGGACCACGGTCCTGATGGCCAGGCTCGACCAGAGCACCGACAAGGCACCGCCGGAGATCAGCGGGCTGCTCGGCCAGCTTCCCAAGGTCAGTGGCGCCTGGGGCAGCGGTCGACTGTTCACCAGCCGGCTGGTGACCGGCCTGCTGACCGATGACGGCCGGGTGTTCATCGGCCCGGTCAGCCCGGAGAAGCTCTACGAGGTCGCGGCCAGCCACCGCTGA
- a CDS encoding response regulator transcription factor: MRLLVVEDEARLASALQRGLQAEGFAVDVAADGPSGLELARHGEYDAMILDVMLPGLSGYRVVRALRAEDRWLPVLMLSAKDGEYDQADGLDCGADDYLTKPFSYVVLLARLRALLRRGAPARPAVLEAGDLTLDPAQRTVTRGGNPVGLTAREFALLEYLMRRTGEVVSKTELLDHVWDASVDTAENAVEVYVGYLRRKIGRERLETVRGAGYRLAS, translated from the coding sequence GTGCGGTTGCTGGTGGTCGAAGACGAGGCGCGGCTGGCGTCGGCGCTCCAGCGCGGGCTCCAGGCGGAAGGCTTCGCGGTCGACGTCGCCGCCGACGGCCCCAGCGGCCTCGAGTTGGCCCGGCACGGCGAATACGACGCCATGATCCTCGATGTGATGCTGCCCGGCCTGTCCGGCTATCGGGTGGTCCGCGCCCTGCGCGCCGAGGACCGCTGGCTCCCGGTGCTGATGCTGTCGGCCAAAGACGGCGAATACGACCAGGCCGACGGGCTCGACTGCGGCGCTGACGACTATCTGACCAAGCCTTTCTCGTACGTCGTGCTGCTCGCCCGGTTGCGCGCGCTGTTGCGCCGGGGCGCACCGGCCCGCCCGGCGGTGCTGGAGGCCGGCGACCTGACCCTTGACCCGGCGCAGCGGACGGTGACCCGCGGTGGCAACCCGGTCGGGCTGACCGCGCGCGAGTTCGCCCTGCTGGAATACCTGATGCGGCGCACCGGCGAGGTGGTCTCCAAGACCGAGTTGCTCGACCACGTCTGGGACGCCAGCGTCGACACTGCGGAGAACGCGGTCGAGGTCTACGTCGGCTACCTGCGCCGCAAGATCGGCCGGGAGCGGCTGGAGACCGTGCGTGGCGCCGGCTACCGGTTGGCCTCGTGA
- a CDS encoding tetratricopeptide repeat protein yields the protein MSIGLGDLTTRAQDRIHAGDLAGAEELLGAALATADPSPATATDELALAAALQGKVLLALGEAHAARGWASYAYSATTRLYGAHDPRTTDTATTLAAVLHRVGAHERAARLYHDVILELSAAEGPESARVLAAHADLATVEYARGDCATARTRLEDAWELHREVYGDGHPAGIRMLAKLGAMERDCGRVADSHAHLALAQELGRTHLPPDHPLIAQVAALSRAAPNPDHVCAVEDSLRLANDSGPPPPRSPGAPSGYARPFSPVPEHSAPATPSPVTPPPVAPVPVAPPPVAPRPVTPTLRDGFDSGSALDDGPGGPRHAADDQPPNLFTPGADLRDAYATEVYPPDSEQPDEAWSPPAQRSAPERPLWPADEAPHWADREARGTWRTADPEQQAAWAAAGSGWDPAAEAASGAAAAEAAWEPTTGTAPGGAGWEAGTADPAWAEDRDSAEPATGRAGGAATGWEGGTPEPTDPAWAEARGGAEQATGRAGRAGTGWEGGTAAGSGAEPAAGDPGWNKPPEFTDPETAGDERWRRGSGATWDRTSSESWDGTAGDEWEGGDGWGVGRGSDEAWSGRSAADERWAAPDADPPDDGWERDAWGSPPGAASLPGGPEDAPPAPAYPREIESGGDPGRLPQRLPVPYKPPRKRRVAPLVIAGLLVVVLGAAAVIAGFMLVDPDTPAARRTTTPTAGPSAAPPTSSAPLTPPTAKPGTAPGRVSLDDGIEQVTLRWTYPAGAPGPVVISAGPTGQQPRAIEELPAGTDNYVVYGLGTTGDYCFVVGVVYSGGVVGNAKPVCTDRG from the coding sequence ATGTCCATCGGTCTCGGTGACCTCACCACGCGGGCGCAGGACCGGATCCACGCCGGTGACCTGGCCGGCGCGGAAGAGCTGCTCGGCGCCGCCCTGGCCACGGCCGACCCCTCACCGGCCACCGCGACCGACGAGCTAGCCCTGGCCGCCGCCCTACAGGGCAAGGTGCTGCTCGCGCTCGGCGAGGCACACGCGGCGCGGGGCTGGGCCTCCTACGCCTACTCGGCGACCACCCGGCTCTACGGCGCGCACGACCCGCGCACCACCGACACCGCCACCACGCTGGCCGCCGTGCTGCACCGGGTCGGCGCGCACGAGCGGGCCGCCCGGCTCTACCACGACGTGATCCTCGAACTGTCCGCCGCCGAAGGCCCCGAGTCGGCCCGGGTGCTGGCCGCACACGCCGACCTGGCCACGGTCGAATACGCCCGCGGCGACTGCGCGACCGCTCGCACCCGCCTAGAAGACGCGTGGGAGCTACACCGCGAGGTCTACGGCGACGGCCACCCGGCCGGCATCCGGATGCTGGCCAAGCTGGGTGCGATGGAGCGCGACTGCGGCCGCGTGGCCGACTCGCACGCACACCTGGCGCTCGCCCAGGAGCTGGGCCGCACCCACCTGCCGCCCGACCACCCGCTGATCGCCCAGGTGGCGGCGCTGTCCCGGGCGGCGCCCAACCCCGACCACGTCTGCGCCGTCGAAGACAGCCTGCGGCTCGCCAACGACTCGGGCCCGCCACCGCCGCGCTCGCCGGGCGCGCCCTCCGGCTATGCCCGCCCCTTCTCACCGGTGCCCGAGCACAGCGCGCCGGCCACGCCCTCGCCGGTCACCCCACCGCCGGTCGCGCCGGTGCCGGTCGCACCCCCACCGGTCGCGCCGCGCCCGGTCACGCCGACGCTGCGCGACGGGTTCGACAGCGGCTCGGCGCTCGATGACGGGCCCGGCGGCCCCCGGCACGCCGCCGACGACCAGCCGCCGAACCTGTTCACGCCAGGCGCCGACCTGCGCGACGCCTACGCCACCGAGGTCTACCCACCCGACTCCGAGCAGCCCGACGAGGCCTGGTCACCGCCCGCGCAGCGGTCGGCGCCCGAGCGTCCGCTGTGGCCGGCCGACGAGGCACCGCACTGGGCCGACCGGGAGGCGCGCGGCACCTGGCGCACGGCCGATCCCGAGCAACAGGCCGCCTGGGCCGCCGCGGGCAGCGGCTGGGACCCGGCCGCTGAGGCCGCCAGCGGTGCCGCGGCCGCGGAGGCAGCATGGGAACCGACCACCGGGACCGCCCCCGGTGGCGCCGGGTGGGAGGCGGGCACCGCCGACCCCGCGTGGGCCGAGGACCGCGATAGCGCGGAGCCGGCCACCGGGAGGGCGGGCGGCGCGGCCACCGGTTGGGAAGGCGGCACCCCCGAGCCAACCGACCCCGCGTGGGCCGAGGCCCGCGGTGGCGCGGAGCAGGCCACTGGGAGGGCTGGCCGCGCGGGTACCGGTTGGGAAGGCGGGACCGCCGCCGGCAGCGGCGCGGAGCCAGCCGCTGGCGACCCGGGCTGGAACAAGCCGCCGGAGTTCACCGACCCCGAGACCGCAGGCGACGAGCGGTGGCGGCGCGGGTCCGGCGCCACCTGGGACCGCACGAGCAGCGAGTCCTGGGATGGCACGGCCGGAGACGAGTGGGAGGGCGGCGACGGCTGGGGGGTCGGGCGTGGCTCCGACGAGGCGTGGTCCGGCCGGAGTGCTGCCGACGAACGCTGGGCCGCCCCCGACGCCGACCCGCCCGACGACGGCTGGGAACGCGACGCGTGGGGCTCCCCGCCGGGCGCGGCCTCGCTGCCCGGTGGGCCCGAAGACGCGCCGCCCGCACCGGCATACCCGCGCGAGATCGAGTCCGGCGGCGACCCGGGCCGGCTCCCCCAGCGGCTGCCGGTCCCCTACAAGCCGCCGCGCAAGCGCCGGGTGGCCCCGCTGGTGATCGCCGGCCTCCTGGTCGTGGTGCTCGGCGCGGCCGCGGTGATCGCCGGCTTCATGCTGGTCGACCCGGACACCCCGGCCGCCCGCCGCACGACGACGCCGACCGCCGGCCCGAGCGCCGCGCCGCCGACGTCCAGCGCTCCGCTGACGCCGCCGACCGCCAAGCCCGGCACCGCGCCCGGGCGCGTCTCTCTCGACGACGGAATCGAGCAGGTCACGCTGCGCTGGACCTACCCGGCCGGCGCCCCCGGACCCGTGGTGATCTCGGCCGGGCCGACCGGGCAGCAGCCCCGCGCGATCGAGGAATTGCCGGCCGGCACCGACAACTACGTCGTCTATGGCCTCGGCACTACGGGCGACTACTGCTTCGTGGTCGGCGTGGTCTATTCCGGCGGCGTCGTCGGCAACGCCAAGCCGGTCTGCACCGACCGCGGCTGA
- a CDS encoding NAD-dependent epimerase/dehydratase family protein translates to MTTILVTGGSGFLGAYAVASALRAGHQVRTTVRSLARELDVRAMVTAAGVDPGPALEVVPADLTADDGWAEAMAGCTGVLHIAAPADLAELVGPARDGAVRVLRAARDAGVARVVLTSTFGAIAYGRKATEQPFTEADWTDPHAPGLEPYVVAKTLAERAAWDFVAREGGGLELVVINPTSVFGPVLDINPSNSIGLVRAMLSGAMPRVPDIWITPVDVRDVADLHVRAIDLPGAGGERFIAAGDTLMSMRDVAKLLRGRLGRDAARVSTRPLWTPLVRATALAVPTMRGLAGNVGVRRRADNTKARQAFDWTPRDAEDTLVDTARSLIAFGAV, encoded by the coding sequence ATGACGACAATCCTGGTGACCGGCGGCTCCGGCTTCCTCGGCGCATACGCGGTGGCGAGCGCGCTACGCGCCGGCCATCAGGTGCGCACCACCGTCCGCTCGCTGGCGCGCGAGCTCGACGTGCGGGCGATGGTGACGGCGGCCGGCGTCGACCCGGGCCCGGCCCTGGAGGTGGTCCCGGCCGACCTGACCGCCGACGACGGCTGGGCGGAGGCCATGGCCGGCTGCACCGGCGTGCTGCACATCGCCGCGCCGGCCGATCTGGCCGAGCTGGTCGGGCCGGCCCGCGACGGCGCAGTCAGGGTGCTCCGGGCCGCCCGGGACGCGGGCGTCGCTCGAGTGGTGCTCACTTCGACGTTCGGCGCGATCGCCTACGGCCGCAAGGCCACCGAGCAGCCGTTCACCGAGGCCGACTGGACCGACCCCCACGCGCCGGGCCTGGAGCCCTACGTCGTCGCCAAGACGCTGGCCGAGCGCGCCGCGTGGGACTTCGTCGCCCGGGAGGGCGGCGGGCTGGAGCTGGTGGTGATCAACCCCACCAGCGTCTTCGGCCCGGTGCTCGACATCAACCCGTCCAACTCGATCGGCCTGGTGCGGGCGATGCTCTCCGGCGCCATGCCGCGCGTCCCCGACATCTGGATCACCCCGGTCGACGTGCGCGACGTGGCCGACCTGCATGTGCGCGCCATCGACCTGCCGGGTGCGGGCGGCGAGCGGTTCATCGCGGCCGGCGACACGTTGATGTCGATGCGCGACGTGGCGAAGCTGCTGCGCGGTCGGCTCGGCCGCGACGCGGCCAGGGTGTCGACCCGCCCGCTGTGGACCCCGCTGGTGCGGGCGACGGCGCTGGCCGTGCCCACCATGCGCGGGCTGGCCGGCAACGTGGGCGTGCGCCGCCGCGCCGACAACACCAAGGCCCGCCAGGCGTTCGACTGGACGCCCCGCGACGCCGAGGACACCCTGGTCGACACGGCCCGGAGCCTGATCGCCTTCGGGGCGGTCTAG
- a CDS encoding MarR family winged helix-turn-helix transcriptional regulator codes for MPLMTRWLDDEEQATWRAFLGATRALMDTLDRELQHEAGMPHAYYEILVRLSEAPEHQMRMSELADACGSSRSRLSHAVARLEESGWVRRQDCPTDRRGQVAVLTDEGYRRLEEAAPGHVEGVRRHLFDALSPAQVGELRRISDAILREIKEGR; via the coding sequence ATGCCGCTCATGACCCGATGGCTCGACGACGAGGAGCAGGCCACCTGGCGTGCGTTCCTCGGCGCCACCCGGGCGCTGATGGACACCCTCGACCGCGAGTTGCAGCACGAGGCCGGGATGCCACACGCCTACTACGAGATTTTGGTACGCCTTTCCGAGGCGCCCGAGCACCAGATGCGGATGAGTGAGCTCGCCGACGCGTGCGGCTCGTCGCGCAGCCGCCTGTCCCACGCGGTCGCCCGGCTGGAGGAGTCCGGCTGGGTGCGCCGGCAGGACTGCCCCACCGATCGCCGCGGCCAGGTCGCGGTGCTCACCGACGAGGGCTACCGCCGCCTCGAGGAGGCGGCACCCGGGCACGTGGAGGGCGTACGCCGGCATCTTTTCGATGCTCTGAGCCCGGCGCAGGTCGGCGAACTGCGGCGGATCAGCGACGCGATCCTCAGGGAGATCAAGGAAGGTCGATAG
- a CDS encoding VOC family protein: MGIHRLNHAVLFVSDLQRSVAFYHDVLGFRRVAMTPEGFSGAAFLQAPDSTNDHDLGLFEVPGAGPSMAGRATAGLYHLAWEVDTLDELSATAERLAAAGALVGSSDHGSTKSLYGKDPDGLEFEIVWLIPADLLDPAALDARRRIGRLDLAAEKARYGGQTRGGVGISVPA; encoded by the coding sequence ATGGGCATCCACCGACTCAACCACGCGGTCCTCTTCGTCAGCGACCTTCAGCGCAGTGTCGCCTTCTACCACGACGTGCTGGGCTTCCGACGGGTCGCGATGACCCCCGAGGGCTTCAGCGGCGCGGCGTTCCTCCAGGCGCCGGACTCGACCAACGACCACGACCTGGGCCTCTTCGAGGTGCCGGGCGCCGGCCCGTCAATGGCCGGCCGGGCCACCGCCGGCCTCTACCACCTCGCGTGGGAGGTCGACACGCTCGACGAGCTGTCCGCGACCGCCGAGCGGCTCGCCGCCGCGGGCGCGCTGGTCGGCTCCAGCGACCACGGCAGCACCAAGTCGCTCTACGGTAAGGACCCCGACGGGCTCGAGTTCGAGATCGTCTGGCTGATCCCGGCCGACCTGCTCGACCCGGCCGCGCTCGACGCCCGGCGCCGGATCGGCCGGCTCGACCTCGCCGCGGAAAAGGCGCGCTACGGGGGTCAGACGCGAGGCGGTGTCGGCATCTCCGTTCCCGCCTAA
- a CDS encoding potassium channel family protein codes for MTKAAWFRVVAAVVLLVALYYVVPVNASTRDWRLALRILAAVVFVGGAVWVVVWQIRRRLKSDELPLEGLAIALVAGAIAFALADYVLAISVEHQFDGMNTRTDALYFALSTLFTVGFGDIHATGQGARVLVIFQMVFNIAVLATGASLLVNQATARVRKSRHRD; via the coding sequence ATGACCAAGGCGGCCTGGTTCCGTGTGGTGGCAGCGGTCGTCCTGCTGGTCGCGCTCTACTACGTGGTGCCGGTCAACGCGTCCACCCGCGACTGGCGGCTCGCGCTGCGCATCCTGGCGGCGGTGGTGTTCGTCGGTGGCGCCGTCTGGGTGGTGGTGTGGCAGATCCGGCGCCGGCTGAAGAGCGACGAACTGCCGCTGGAAGGCCTCGCGATCGCGCTGGTCGCCGGGGCGATCGCGTTCGCGCTGGCCGACTACGTGCTGGCGATCTCGGTGGAGCACCAGTTCGACGGCATGAACACCCGCACCGACGCGCTCTACTTCGCTCTGTCCACCCTGTTCACCGTCGGGTTCGGCGACATCCACGCGACCGGGCAGGGCGCCCGGGTGCTGGTCATCTTCCAGATGGTCTTCAACATCGCGGTGCTCGCCACGGGGGCGTCGCTGCTGGTCAACCAGGCCACCGCGCGCGTGCGCAAGAGCCGGCACCGGGACTAG
- a CDS encoding DUF4236 domain-containing protein yields MGLMFRKRKKIGPIILNFTENGFSSWSIKIGRWSWNSRARAHRVDLPGPLSWKQDKS; encoded by the coding sequence ATGGGTCTGATGTTCCGTAAGCGGAAGAAGATCGGCCCGATCATCCTGAACTTCACGGAGAACGGCTTCAGCTCCTGGAGCATCAAGATCGGTCGCTGGTCGTGGAACTCCCGGGCACGCGCGCACCGCGTCGACCTGCCGGGACCGCTGTCCTGGAAGCAGGACAAGAGCTGA